Within Claveliimonas bilis, the genomic segment GTCTGGGAGATGGACGCAGGCAGGATGACAAAAGTCAGATAGCGTTGCCGTTTATACGGATTGTGAATTTGAGAAAAAAGACAATACCCCTTTAAAAATCTATTGACAAACGATCGACACACAGCTATACTTGAATGCGTACTGGTTTGAAAATGACATTTACAGTTTGCTGGAATAGCTCAGTCGGTAGAGCACTTCACTCGTAATGAAGGGGTCGTCGGTTCAAGTCCGATTTCCAGCTCTCCTAAAATTCCTTGAAAAAGATGGGTTTGCGATACATACCCATCTTTTCTATTTTGCTGAAATGGGAATAGTTACCCTAACCAGAAATTTCTTGGATCTTTAGTTTCCTTTTTTTGAAAGAAAACTGCAAAAGAAAAAATTTATTACTATTTTAAGCAGCTAAAAAATTTAAATATGTTCTTTTCATCATATTCCTCTGAAAAATCAATATAAGAGAAGGAAACAACGATGATTAATTTGAACGAGGTAATACAGTATCTTAAATGGAAGTTATTCCATGTGCGTAAATCTGCTGTCCGTAAATAGAACTGCTCCACAGAAAGACGGAATAATTCAAGAAACGCTTTATGCGAAATGCCCTGCCTTGCCTTTGAAACAGCCTGTTTTGATACAAATGGAGGAACCACAGATGGAAACGTATCTAAAAATCGGGAATAGTTTATGGGAATGGATTTATGAACCGACTGGAGCACAAAGCAAATCAGGTTGGAGAAAGGAAGCTTCCCTGAATGTGTAAAAGCATTACCGATGCGTTTTGTATTCATAAAAACACCTCGCATTGAAAATGTAATCAATGCGAGGCAACATTTTTTGAACGTTTTGTCAAGTGTGTTTAGGCATTTTTTATTTTTGATATATTTTAAGTTGACGACATTGTGATATTGTCAAGATTAGTTGACACATTTATTTCAAGGATATTACTGACTATGCTACCAGTTCCAAATCCTCATAATACTGTCTGCGTTTTATCATGGGAGGAAGCCCGCCATTGGCAGAGCAGATCCTCCGGTTATTCCAGTAGCTGAGGAAGTATCTCCAAATGAGCGCCTTTAATTCCTCTACCATCATCTGCCTTGTGTCATAGCGGTCATAAAGGAGCTCTGTCTTCATTCTGGCCCACATACTCTCACAGCGTGCATTATCATGGCAGCGTCCTCCTGCACTGTTCATGCTTTGGTGGATGTGGTGCTCCCGGATGGTCTGGCGGTAAGACTCACTGGTATACTGTGTCCCACGGTCACTGTGGATGATCGCTCCTTCCAATGCGGGATATGCAGTCAGGGCATTTTCCAGTGTTTGGATACACAGATCTGCTTTCATGTTTGTCCCCATTGACAGACCGAGGACGCTAAGATCAAAGCAGTCGAAAATCGCAGATACATACAGTTTCCCATTGCGCGCCGGGATCTCCGTGATATCTGTAATACATTTTTCTAATGGGGCATCTGAATGGAAATCCCGCTTCAACAGATCATCCGATTTCATGGCTTCCCGGTCTGCCTTTGTAAGTCCATTCGGCTTTCTCTTTGGCCGATGGCTCAGGCCGATCTGATCCATAACCCGGTATACGGTCCGTTCACTGGGTATATGTACGCCCTCCGGCTGCTTCAGCAACAGCGCCTGATACATCCGGATCCGTCCATAAGTATCGTTACATTCATCCTCACTGATGATTTCTTTCATGGCATCCGCCAGATCCTGGTACTTCCATGGACGGTCTTTGTTTGCGAGATATTTATAGAAGCCCTGCCGGCTGATACCAAGCATCCGGCAATAAAATGAAATTTTTCCGGTAATCCTGCCGTCCTCTGTTTTCAAAGCGAGAAAGATCATTCTCTGGTTTTTGCTGACTTCCGACGGCTGGCGGCGAAAAAAGCGCTGGCTTCCTCCAGAAATTCATTTTCTTCCTTCAGGCGGCGGATTTCTTTATCCTGCTCCTTCACCCGCTTACGCAGCATGGTAATTTCTTCTGACAGGCTCATTGCACTGGCAGGGGTATGGGAACCTTCCCCAACATCCAGCTTACCAGCTCTTACAGCTTTCAGCCATGTATGGATGGTTCCTTCAGGGATTCCTAATTCTTTAGCAGCCTTAGCGCCGCCGATTTCTTTGGCAAGTTTCACTGCCTGTACTTTGTATTCATGGTCATATTTACGTGCCACTTTGAATACCTCCTTATTCTCTTGGTTTTATTATGAAATCCTTGAGAATAAGCTGTCAACTTTTTTTATACCACACCATTGCCCGTTTTACGGGTGGGAGCGACTATAAAATGGTAATTTAAGATTTATCTAAAATTAAAGAAAAAAGATACAAAAGAGACGAAACCAAAAAGCCAGTTGTAATATGGTATAATTCTAAAGATTCAAATGGATATATTGGTATGACATAATATAAAAAGAAAGAAATACTAATCCATTTAAGTGCTCTTTTATTTTGAAATATAAAAGGACTATCTTTTTCCATTATATTTTTAAACAATCTTTTTGAACATTTAGAAAATATTAAGAAAAAAAATAGTTTGACTAAGTAAAGGATAAGAGAAAGAATGAAAAAAGGATAAGAGAGATTAGGCATTACTTGTCTTAAGGCAATCATTCCCTTTTCAAATTGAGATGGAGATATAACAGGTAAAAGAGAAGATAGAATAATTAGAATAAAAAGGGCCAGACATTGAATCGCTATTATTATATATACCACATAGAATACTTTGTAAAAAAAACTTGTATACTTTTTTACCATTATATTGTGACTCCCAACACTTTTTCGTTAAATTATAATAGCCCGTTAATAAACTATATGCTCAACAGAATGTGAGCTTAACAGGGCTACGCCCCATAGTAGTACAAAGGATTGTCAGAAGACAATCCTTTGTATAATTTAAGAAATTATTACACCGCGTCCGTCAAATTCATCGTAGTAAGAATCAAGATAATATTTATGAGCACTATCTAAGAAGTACATTGCAGATACTGCCTCTCTAACAATTACAAACTGGTTCGTATCACTTAACATATAGCTGTATGTTTCATGAGTATAAACGTATTCTGAATTTCTATTGAAAAGAGCTTCAGCAATAACCAAGAGCTTAGATGGTAACTTTTCGGCTAAAACTACACCTAAAGCCATAAAGAGGAGCTGGGCAATTGTAGCGATAGGAGAACCCTTAATATATAATTTTGAATCGAAAGTCTGAGTAACCCATTCTCCTGTTGTGCCATCAGAATAAGGAATTATCCTAGCTGGTTGGGGAGATATAGTTTCTACGTTAGTTTGTCCGTCTGGAGTAGTTGTCTCTATGATAACATTTCCACCATCAATATAGGATTGTACCGTTTTGACTAAAGAACAATCACCTTGTTCATTTACGGTGTAAGTGTAGCTTGTCACATTTTGAAAAGAAGCATCTGTTTCTTCCACTACTTTATAATGCGTTCCATTTTCATCGTATGTGTATACATAGCTTCCTTCATTAAAACTTCCTTCTTCAATGGTAAGATTTTCTCTAGTTTGATTAACATCAGCGTTTTCTACGATTGGCGTCTCTTCAGCAGCCATAACAGTTGCAGGTCCGGCATAGCTAATGATACTAGATGTACACAATAATATAGCTATTGCTTTTATAATATTTTTCTTCATTCCTTTAATTCTTCTCTAATTTAATTTAGTCCGGACTAGAAGATGTTTAGATATTACTACATTTTTGTAATTACCCAATGAAGATTAAGTTAAAAAGAAGTAAAATTTTTGCGCTTTATACCTCACAAATGGCGGGGCTCCATTCTCCTAAAGCTTGCAAAAGGAAATCTTCTTGTAACTCACCTCCAACAAATAACTCTGGTGTTTTCCTTGCTTTTTTATGGGTTGCCATCTTCCATATTTATAGGAATGGACAAGTATATAGTCCGGCGGTGATATGTCAAGAGGAAAATGAATAAAAATCAATAGATTTAATAAAAAAATAAGGAAGAAGTATGGCGGAAAGAACAGGATTGGTAGTATGATAGATAGCGTAAAGCAGAAAGGAAAAGGAGACAGGGCAATGAAAAAAATAGCATTTATCGGATTAGGGATCATGGGAAAATCCATGGCCAGAAACGTGATGAAAAAAGGATATGAACTTAATATTTATGCAAGGACCAGAAGCAAGGTGTCTGATCTGGAGCAGGAGGGAGCTGTATTTTACGAGACGATTCCGGCGTGTGTGAAAGATGCAGATGCGGTGATTACGATCGTAGGTTATCCGAAAGATGTGGAGGAAGTTTATTTTGGAGAAAATGGTATTTTGCAGAATGCGAAACAGGGAACCTATGTCATTGATATGACAACTTCCAGTCCGAAGATCGCAGAAAAGATTGACAGAGAGGCCAAAGAGAGAGGTCTTCATGCGCTGGATGCACCGGTGACAGGAGGAGACACAGGGGCAAAAGCAGGAACGCTTTCCATACTGGTGGGAGGAGCGAAGGAAGATTACGAGTCCTGTCTGCCGCTGTTTGAAGCAATGGGAAATAATATCAATTATGAAGGAGCGGCAGGAGCAGGACAAAATACAAAACTTGCGAACCAGATCATGATAGCAGGAACCATATCCGGACTCTGCGAAGCTTTAAGCTATGCAAAGGCCAAGGGCCTTGATCTTCAGACTCTCCTTGATTCGGTGGCAACGGGAGCAGCGGGAAGCCGTCAGCTTGATACCCTTGCCCCCAGGATATTAAAAGGGGATTTTGCTCCGGGATTTTTTATCAAGCATTTTATCAAGGATATGAAGCTGGCCGCCAGCGAGGCGAAGAGCGAGGAGCTGGAGCTGAACGTACTGGAAAGGGTGCTGGACAATTATGAAACGCTTGCAGAGGCAGGCTGTGAAGAGGACGGCACACAGGCCCTGATTAAATTTTATGAGAAATGTGAAACAGGAAAGGAAAATTAAAAGATGAAGCTTACAATTTTAGGAACCGGAAATGCAGCTGTTACGGAATGCTACAATACATGCTTTGCATTTTCAGATGGAGACAGGCACTTTTTGGTAGATGCAGGGGGCGGAAATCAGATCCTGAAGCGTTTGAAAGACGCAGGAATACCGCTGTCCCAGATCCACGATATTTTCATTACTCATGAACATATTGATCATCTTCTGGGGCTGATCTGGCTTGTACGGATGATCGGGCAGAATATGAATAAAGGCAAATATGAGGGAAATTTGAATATCTATTGCCATGAAGATTTGATTCCGGTTATCAGGACGATCACTGATCTGACTATACAGAAAAAAGTAACAAAGCATATCGGAGAGAGAATCCTCCTTACTCCGGTGGCTCATGGAGAGACAAGAGAAATTCTGGACTGTCCGGTAACTTTCTTTGATATTTACTCCACAAAAGCAAAACAGTACGGCTTTACTATGATGCTTCCGGGAAATGTGAAATTTACCTGCGCAGGGGACGAGCCGTATAATGAGAAGGATTATGAGTTCGCAAAGGACAGTGACTGGCTGATGCATGAGGCGTTCTGCCTGTACAGCGAGGCGGATGAATTTGGCCCTTACGAAAAACATCACAGTACGGTAAAAGAGGCGTGCCAGACAGCAGAAGAGCTGAAAATCCCGAATTTGATCCTCTATCATACTGAGGATAAGAATATCGCAAGGCGCAAAGAGCTTTATACAGAAGAAGGAAAAGAGTACTATCACGGTAATCTGTATGTGCCGGATGATATGGAAGTATTTGAATTATAATTATAAAGGAAAAGGTGAAGGAATCATAATGACCATTTCAAGAGAAATGCTGTTTCCTCTTGCATTTTACAAAAAATCTGTTTTCAATGGAAGCCGGGGAAAGATGAATTACCGGATAGAGAAGAAAGAGAACGAAGAAAAAAAAGAAGAATTTCTTCTTACTGTCTGGGAAGGACCTTTCTGTTATGATGCGACGAAGGAAGAGAAAAAGACCTTCCATTATGATTTCAGTGAAGAGGGGATGCAGAAAATTATGGAGCAGCTTAATGAGCTGTAGTAAATAAAGTATGTAGGGCAGCCGGTACAAAAGTACGGCTGCTTTTTTGCGACAAAGTCATACCCGCTTTCGATACCATCTTTCCAGAAGATTGATCAGCGAATACAACCCCATTGCCATGATACACAAAAGCACGATAGACATGAGAAGCCAGTCAAGCTTGAAGGTCTGGCTGGCGTATATGATCAGATAACCAAGCCCCTCTCTGGCAGCCAGAAACTCGCCGATGATCACTCCTACCAGACAAAGGCCGATGTTAACCTTCATGGTGCTGATGACAGCAGGAATGGAACTTGGAATGACAGCCTTTGTAAGAGCGTGAAAACGGTTTCCGTGCAGGGTGTAGATCAGTTTGATCTTTTCCGGATCCACGGTCTTGAAGGCGGTGTGAAGGTTTAATATACTTCCGAAGATCGCCACAGACATTCCGGCTACAATAATGGTTGTTGTAGTTGCGCCAAGCCATACGATCAAAAGGGGAGCAAGGGCGGATTTCGGCAGGCTGTTCAGTACCACGATGTAGGGATCCAGTACCTCAGAGAGGCGGGGACTAAGCCAAAGAGCAACTGCCATCAGAAGGCTGATGGCAATTACAAGGGCAAAACTGACAATTGTCTCATAGAGAGTTACTCCTATATGTGTAAAAATACTGTGATCTTTCAGCATATCCCAAAAACACAGTGCGATTTTTGAAGGGCTGCTGAAGATAAAAGAGTCGATCAGACCGATGTTTGCGCTGAATTCCCAGATGAACAGAAAGGCAAGCAAAAGAAAAATCCGGGAAATCTGCACGATCCGGGTATATTTTTTCTGTTTGTTCAGATAGTTTAATTGTGCAGTAGATAAATCACTCATTGCTGTTCAATTCCTTCCAGATCAGATTAAAATAGGTTTTAAATTCCGGTGCATCTCTCCGTTTCAGCGGGGTATCCTCATCCAGATGAAAGACAAGAGAGAGGGTTTGTTTGATGGACGCCGGGCGGGGGCTTAAGATAATGACTCTGTCTGCCAGCGAAACGGCCTCTGATAAATCGTGGGTTACTAAGATGGCAGTTTTCTTTTCCTTTCGTATGATCTGGCCGATATCGTCGCCGACATGAAGCCGGGTCTGATAGTCAAGAGCCGAGAACGGTTCATCCAGAAGAAGGATATCAGGTTCAAGTACAAGCGTGCGGACGAGAGCAGCCCTTTGCCGCATTCCTCCGGACAGTTCGGAAGGCCTGGAATTTTCAAACTGTTTCAGACCGTAAGTATCCAAGAGTTCGTGGGCTTTCTCTTTGGATTTTGTCGTCAGCATATGCTGCACTTCCAGCCCTAAAATGACATTGTTGTAGATAGTGCGCCACTCAAAGAGCTGATCATGCTGGAGCATATAGCCAATATTTGTTGTGCTTTCCCGGAGATATTTTCCTTTGATCTTAATCAGTCCTCTTTCGGGTTCCAAAAGTCCGGCGATCAGAGAGAGCAATGTGGATTTGCCACAGCCGGAAGGGCCGACGACAGCCACAAATTCTCCTTCTTTCATGCTGAAAGAAATATCGGTAAGAGCCGGTGTTTCGCCATCCATTGTGTGATAAGAATAATAGATATGTTTCAGTTCTAAAATTTCTTCCATAGGAAATCCTCCGCGTATCAGCGCTGTTGTAAGTATATATTAGTTTATGCGGTCCGCGGCAAACGGTGCTTGCAACAAAGGGGAAAATACCATATACTAAGTATCAGATTCTATTAGAACAAAAAGTGAGGAAAGAGGAGACGTTCTATGAATTACCAAAGAGAGCTGGATATGCTGCTGGCAAAGCTGGAAAAAAGCGGGGAAGTTCCCAGGCTTTTGCTTCACAGCTGCTGTGCGCCCTGCAGCAGTTATGTGCTGGAATATTTAAGTGATTATTTTGAAATCACTGTATTTTATTATAATCCGAATATTTTTCCGGAAAGTGAATATACCAAAAGGATTCTGGAACAACAGACGCTGATCGGAGAGATGCAGGTAAAATATCCGATATCTTTTCTTGCAGGGCACTATGACAGGGAGAAGTTTTATAAGATGGCAGAAGGGCTGGAACACCTCAAGGAAGGTGGAGAGCGCTGTCTGAAATGCTATGAACTGCGTCTTAGGGAGTCGGCACAGATCGCGAAGAAGGGCGGATTTGATTATTTTACGACCACGCTTACCATCAGTCCTTTGAAAAATGCAGACCGGCTTAATGAAATCGGCAAGAAAATGGAAGAAGAATATGGCGTTACGTATCTTCAGTCTGATTTCAAGAAGAAAAATGGTTATAAAAGATCCATAGAACTTTCAAAAGAATTTAACCTGTATCGTCAGGACTATTGTGGATGTGAATTTTCTCTGGCAGAGGCCCAGAAAAGAAGGAATTATGAAAAATAACTGGGTTTTTACAGGGAAATGTGTTAGAATAACGAACTATAATACAAAAGAAAGGGGATTCCACTTATGGCGCAGTTATGGGGCGGTCGATTTACAAAAGAAACAGATCAGTTAGTATATAATTTTAATGCTTCCATTTCTTTCGATAAAAAGCTGTATGCTCATGATATTGAGGGAAGCATTGCACATGTGATGATGCTGGCAAGGCAAGGGGTCTTGAGTGATGCAGAAAAGGAAGATATTATAGCAGGACTTCAGGGAATCCGGTCAGATGTGGAAAAAGGAAAACTGGAGATTACAGACGAATATGAGGACATTCACAGCTTTGTGGAGGCAGAGCTGACCAGGCGGATCGGAGAGGCAGGGAAAAAGCTTCACACAGGGCGGAGCAGGAACGATCAGGTAGCGGTTGATATGAAGCTTTATACAAGAGATGAAGTAAGGCAGATGAACAGCCTGATCAAGGAAATGCTGCATACGCTGCTTTCCATCATGGAAGAAAATACGGAAACTTTTATGCCGGGATTTACCCATCTGCAGAAAGCACAGCCGATTACGCTGGCTCACCATATGGGAGCATATTTTGAAATGTTCAAAAGGGATCATGAGCGTATGGTGGATATTTGCCGCAGGATGGATACCTGCCCCTTAGGTTCAGGAGCGCTGGCAGGGACAACTTATCCTCTTGACCGGGAATATACAGCGAGGCTTTTAGGATTTAGCGGACCGACACTCAACAGTATGGACGGAGTGTCAGACAGAGATTATCTGATTGAGTTTTTATCTGCCCTGTCTATGGTCATGATGCATTTGAGCAGGTTTTCAGAAGAAGTCATTATCTGGAATACGAATGAGTATCAGTTTGTGGAAATCGATGATGCATACAGCACAGGAAGCAGTATTATGCCCCAGAAGAAAAATCCGGATATTGCCGAGCTGGTACGTGGAAAGACGGGAAGGGTTTATGGCGCTTTGATGTCTCTTCTTACGACTATGAAGGGGATTCCTCTTGCTTATAACAAAGATATGCAGGAAGATAAAGAACTTGTATTTGACGCTATTGATACGGCAAAAGGCTGTCTGTCCCTGTTTACAGGTATGCTTAGAACTATGAAATTCAACCGGAAGAAAATGGCGGAAAGCGCAAGGCATGGATTTACCAATGCTACGGATGCAGCTGATTATCTGGTAGGCAAAGGTGTGCCCTTCCGGGATGCTCACGGCATTGTGGGACAGCTGGTTCTGTATTGTATCGATAAAGGAATTGCCCTGGATGATATGTCCCTGGAGGAATACAGGCAGATATCTCCGGTCTTTGAGGAAGATATTTACGATGCCATCAGCATGGAAACCTGTGTCAATAAGAGAGTGACAATAGGAGCACCCGGAAAGGCTGCTATGCAGGATGTGATCGGGAAATATAAAAAATATCTGGAAGGCTATGGGGATGACCGCATCTGACCGGACAGAGAAATAAAAGGAAAAGGAGAGAGAAAATGGAACAGAAATTAAGAGTAGGCATTTTGGGAGCGACAGGTATGGTAGGACAGCGTTTTATTTCTCTGCTGGAAAATCATCCCTGGTTTGAGGTAGTAACAGTAGCGGCAAGCCCGCGTTCTGCCGGAAAAACATATGAGGAGGCAGTGGGAGGAAGATGGAAGATGGATACTCCCATGCCGGAGGCGGTAAAAAAACTGACAGTACTTAATGTAAATGAAGTGGAAAAAGTTGCAGCGACTGTAGATTTTGTTTTCAGCGCTGTTGATATGACAAAAGAAGAGATCAAAGCGATCGAGGAGGAGTATGCAAAGACGGAGACTCCTGTGGTATCCAATAACAGCGCCCATCGCTGGACTCCGGATGTGCCGATGGTAGTTCCGGAAATCAATCCGGAACATTTTGACGTCATCGAATCACAGAAAAAGAGGCTGGGAACAACAAGAGGATTTATTGCTGTAAAGCCAAACTGCTCGATCCAAAGTTACGCACCCTGCCTTGCTGCATGGAAGGAATTTGGTCCTAAGGAACTTGTTGTTACTACATATCAGGCGATTTCCGGTGCAGGAAAAACATTTAAGGACTGGCCGGAGATGGACGGCAATATTATTCCCTATATTGGCGGAGAGGAAGAAAAAAGTGAAAAGGAACCTTTACGTGTTCTTGGCCGGGTAGAAAACGGCGAGATCGTTATGGCAGATGCCCCGAAGATTACATGCCAGTGTGTGCGAGTTCCTGTTTTAAACGGGCATACGGCTGCAGTATTTATTAATTTTGAGAAGAAACCTTCAAAAGAGGAACTGATCGAGAAGCTGGTAAGCTTCCGGGGATTTCCGCAGGAGGCTGATCTTCCGAGTGCGCCGAAGCAGTTTATCCAGTATCTGGAGGAGGACAACCGTCCGCAGGTAAGCCTTGACGTTGACTATGAAAGAGGAATGGGTGTATCCATCGGACGTCTGCGGGAGGATTCAATTTATGATTATAAATTTATCGGTCTGTCCCACAATACAGTACGCGGCGCTGCCGGCGGCGCAGTGCTGTGTGCGGAAACACTGACTGCAAAAGGATTTATCCAGGCGAAATAGTCAATTTGGGACGTAACACTTTTTAAAAGTGTTACGTCCCAAATTGCAGTTTACGGTGGGTAAAAATGTCAAATACCCTGTGCTTTTTTGTTGATTAGTCCAGAATGTCCCCTTCGATGGAGATGGTTACAACCTGCCAGGGAATCCATTTCCCGCTGTTTTTCAGTGCTTCTGCAGCAGCATGTTCGATTCCGCCGCAGCAGGGAACTTCCATGCGGACGATGGTGACATCTTTTATATTGTTATTTTTGATAATGTCTGTCAGTTTTTCGGTATAATCTACTGCGTCCAGTTTTGGGCAGCCGATCAAAGTGACTTTGCCGCGGATGAAATCCTGATGGAAGTTTCCGTAAGCATATGCGGTGCAGTCAGCGGCGATCAGAAGATGTGCGCCGTCAAAGTAAGGGGCGTTGACAGGAGCCAGTTTGATCTGTACCGGCCATTGGCGAAGCTGGGATTCCACCGGCGATGTGTTCGCTGTGCTTCTGTTGGAAGAAGTTTTTCGACTGGAAAGGTGGCGTTTCACTGCCTCTTCATCATAGGCTGCCGCTTCCCTTTCAACAAAGGAAATGGCATTAGTGGGACAGGTCGGAAGACAGTCGCCTAAGCCGTCACAGTAATCGTCGCGCATCAGCTTTGCCTTGCCGTTTACCATTTCAATGGCGCCTTCATGGCAGGCATCGGCACAAAGCCCGCATCCGTTGCATTTTTCTTCATCAATCTGAATGATTTTACGTATCATAATTTTTCTCCTTATCTTTGTATTGTATGTCGCTGCCTGACTTAGTATAGTATAAAAGAAAAAAAGAATCAGTTGCTTTTGCAACAGAAAAGAGGAAATATGGATGATGTTATAAAAATGCTGTTGGTATCACCCTTGTTTCAGGGCATACCTGAAGAAAAAATGATGGAAGTTCTTCGGTGCCTTGATGCAAGATGGGCAGACTTTGAAAAAGGACAGCAGCTTTTCAGACAGGGAACTTCTCTGAAAGCAGCCGGATTCCTGGTAGAAGGGAGCCTGTCTCTGGAGAGGGAAGATTTCTGGGGCAACAGAAGCATTCTTGCAGTCGTAAGGCAGGGGGAGATCTTCGGAGAAGTGTACGCCTGCAGGCAGGAAAAGAGGCTGAATATCAATATTACAGCTCTGGAAAAAGCCAGCGTTTTATTTTTAAATCTTGAAACAATACTTGAGAGTCAAAAATTCCCGGAGGATATAAGGACTGTGCTCCTTGGAAATCTTGTGGGTATCCTGGCGGATAAAACATATTACATGTCACGAAAAGCAGAGTTTTTAAGTGCAAGGACAACGAGAGAAAAACTGATGAGTTATCTGTCGGCTCAGGCGCAGGAGACAGGTAAGACCGAGTTTCAGATTCCTTTTAACAGACAGGAGATGGCAGATTTTTTATCTGTTGAGAGAAGCGCCATGTGCAGGGAGCTTGGCAAAATGAGGCGGGAAGGCATTGTAAGCTTTTCCAAAAAGCAATTCTGCCTGAAAGGAAAGGCAAAGGAGGAGTAAATCTTCTGGATATATTTTTGCTTTGCATGTATAATCTTAATAGAAGGAATGCGCTGCAAGGAGGAAGGAAAGCATGGAGGAAAAGAAAAATAAAAAAGAAGATATTTTGAAATACACTCAAAACAGAGAGCTGTCCTGGCTGAAATTTAATCAGAGAGTTCTGGAAGAAGCCCAGGATCCATCCGTTCCCCTTCTGGAACGAATGAAATTCGTGGCAATTTTTACGAGCAATCTGGATGAGTTTTTCATGATTCGTGTGGGAAGCCTTTTTGATATGGCAGCGGCCGATCCGAAAGCGGTGGATTCCCGTTCGGGAATGACACCGTCGCAGCAGCTGGAAAAAATTTACGAGGCAGTGGCGCCTCTTTATAAAGAAAGAGATAAAACTTACGCGGAAATTAAGAAGCAGCTTCATCCTTATGGAGTGTGCGGTCTGGATTTTAAAGAGCTGGAACAAAGTGAGAAAAAGTATGTAAAGAAATATTTCAAGGAACAGGTACTTCCCGTCCTCTCGCCGCAGATCGTGGACGCCAACCATCCGTTTCCCCATCTTTTAAATAAAGAGCTATATGTGACTGCTATGCTGAAGCAGAACAACAGGACGATGCTGGGAATTGTTCCCATCCCTAACTTTATTTCCGACATTTTGTATCTTCCGGGACATGATATCCGCTATATCCGCATG encodes:
- a CDS encoding IS3 family transposase, with protein sequence MIFLALKTEDGRITGKISFYCRMLGISRQGFYKYLANKDRPWKYQDLADAMKEIISEDECNDTYGRIRMYQALLLKQPEGVHIPSERTVYRVMDQIGLSHRPKRKPNGLTKADREAMKSDDLLKRDFHSDAPLEKCITDITEIPARNGKLYVSAIFDCFDLSVLGLSMGTNMKADLCIQTLENALTAYPALEGAIIHSDRGTQYTSESYRQTIREHHIHQSMNSAGGRCHDNARCESMWARMKTELLYDRYDTRQMMVEELKALIWRYFLSYWNNRRICSANGGLPPMIKRRQYYEDLELVA
- a CDS encoding transposase — translated: MARKYDHEYKVQAVKLAKEIGGAKAAKELGIPEGTIHTWLKAVRAGKLDVGEGSHTPASAMSLSEEITMLRKRVKEQDKEIRRLKEENEFLEEASAFFAASRRKSAKTRE
- a CDS encoding NAD(P)-dependent oxidoreductase; its protein translation is MKKIAFIGLGIMGKSMARNVMKKGYELNIYARTRSKVSDLEQEGAVFYETIPACVKDADAVITIVGYPKDVEEVYFGENGILQNAKQGTYVIDMTTSSPKIAEKIDREAKERGLHALDAPVTGGDTGAKAGTLSILVGGAKEDYESCLPLFEAMGNNINYEGAAGAGQNTKLANQIMIAGTISGLCEALSYAKAKGLDLQTLLDSVATGAAGSRQLDTLAPRILKGDFAPGFFIKHFIKDMKLAASEAKSEELELNVLERVLDNYETLAEAGCEEDGTQALIKFYEKCETGKEN
- a CDS encoding MBL fold metallo-hydrolase, which translates into the protein MKLTILGTGNAAVTECYNTCFAFSDGDRHFLVDAGGGNQILKRLKDAGIPLSQIHDIFITHEHIDHLLGLIWLVRMIGQNMNKGKYEGNLNIYCHEDLIPVIRTITDLTIQKKVTKHIGERILLTPVAHGETREILDCPVTFFDIYSTKAKQYGFTMMLPGNVKFTCAGDEPYNEKDYEFAKDSDWLMHEAFCLYSEADEFGPYEKHHSTVKEACQTAEELKIPNLILYHTEDKNIARRKELYTEEGKEYYHGNLYVPDDMEVFEL
- a CDS encoding ABC transporter permease; amino-acid sequence: MSDLSTAQLNYLNKQKKYTRIVQISRIFLLLAFLFIWEFSANIGLIDSFIFSSPSKIALCFWDMLKDHSIFTHIGVTLYETIVSFALVIAISLLMAVALWLSPRLSEVLDPYIVVLNSLPKSALAPLLIVWLGATTTTIIVAGMSVAIFGSILNLHTAFKTVDPEKIKLIYTLHGNRFHALTKAVIPSSIPAVISTMKVNIGLCLVGVIIGEFLAAREGLGYLIIYASQTFKLDWLLMSIVLLCIMAMGLYSLINLLERWYRKRV
- a CDS encoding ABC transporter ATP-binding protein, with the translated sequence MEEILELKHIYYSYHTMDGETPALTDISFSMKEGEFVAVVGPSGCGKSTLLSLIAGLLEPERGLIKIKGKYLRESTTNIGYMLQHDQLFEWRTIYNNVILGLEVQHMLTTKSKEKAHELLDTYGLKQFENSRPSELSGGMRQRAALVRTLVLEPDILLLDEPFSALDYQTRLHVGDDIGQIIRKEKKTAILVTHDLSEAVSLADRVIILSPRPASIKQTLSLVFHLDEDTPLKRRDAPEFKTYFNLIWKELNSNE
- a CDS encoding epoxyqueuosine reductase QueH, with the protein product MNYQRELDMLLAKLEKSGEVPRLLLHSCCAPCSSYVLEYLSDYFEITVFYYNPNIFPESEYTKRILEQQTLIGEMQVKYPISFLAGHYDREKFYKMAEGLEHLKEGGERCLKCYELRLRESAQIAKKGGFDYFTTTLTISPLKNADRLNEIGKKMEEEYGVTYLQSDFKKKNGYKRSIELSKEFNLYRQDYCGCEFSLAEAQKRRNYEK
- the argH gene encoding argininosuccinate lyase, encoding MAQLWGGRFTKETDQLVYNFNASISFDKKLYAHDIEGSIAHVMMLARQGVLSDAEKEDIIAGLQGIRSDVEKGKLEITDEYEDIHSFVEAELTRRIGEAGKKLHTGRSRNDQVAVDMKLYTRDEVRQMNSLIKEMLHTLLSIMEENTETFMPGFTHLQKAQPITLAHHMGAYFEMFKRDHERMVDICRRMDTCPLGSGALAGTTYPLDREYTARLLGFSGPTLNSMDGVSDRDYLIEFLSALSMVMMHLSRFSEEVIIWNTNEYQFVEIDDAYSTGSSIMPQKKNPDIAELVRGKTGRVYGALMSLLTTMKGIPLAYNKDMQEDKELVFDAIDTAKGCLSLFTGMLRTMKFNRKKMAESARHGFTNATDAADYLVGKGVPFRDAHGIVGQLVLYCIDKGIALDDMSLEEYRQISPVFEEDIYDAISMETCVNKRVTIGAPGKAAMQDVIGKYKKYLEGYGDDRI